A genomic segment from Chloroflexota bacterium encodes:
- a CDS encoding NapC/NirT family cytochrome c — protein sequence MSKIKPTILISVVPLLLFFSVGAFIYTGTPSFCQSCHEMSSLHTTWQHSSHARLNCLSCHSEPGTIGEIKTHLAGLEQVYKHFTNLYIKPIKAEVTNDVCLDCHKGIENKNTVGDIVMVHGRHLRKEVKCTGCHALVVHKDTKLLVKSPSEVDCIQCHSQKDVSIECITCHKKAPVLGRTRG from the coding sequence ATGTCGAAGATCAAACCAACAATCCTTATCAGCGTCGTCCCGCTACTATTGTTTTTCTCGGTGGGGGCCTTTATCTATACTGGCACACCCTCTTTTTGCCAGAGTTGTCATGAGATGTCCTCACTACATACGACCTGGCAACATTCCAGCCATGCCCGCTTGAATTGCCTGAGTTGCCATTCCGAACCAGGAACAATTGGGGAGATCAAAACACACCTGGCAGGCTTGGAACAGGTGTACAAGCATTTCACGAACCTGTACATCAAGCCCATCAAGGCTGAGGTTACGAACGACGTATGCCTCGATTGCCATAAAGGGATTGAGAATAAAAACACAGTAGGAGATATCGTCATGGTGCATGGTCGGCATTTGAGGAAAGAGGTGAAGTGCACCGGTTGCCACGCTTTAGTCGTTCACAAGGATACTAAACTGCTGGTCAAGAGCCCCAGTGAGGTGGACTGTATTCAGTGCCACAGTCAGAAGGATGTCTCCATCGAGTGCATCACCTGTCACAAGAAAGCACCAGTCCTAGGCCGTACTCGTGGTTAA